One Bacteroidota bacterium DNA segment encodes these proteins:
- the rimO gene encoding 30S ribosomal protein S12 methylthiotransferase RimO: MKTITPKIAVITLGCAKNVVDSEELLRQIDSSDYSIVNNPDDANVVVINTCGFINDAKSESIDTILQAAELRKSGKLDKLVVMGCLSERYKADLQKEIPEVDAFIGANKIDVVTNELGINFRYELLGERHLTTPSHYAYLKISEGCDNPCSFCSIPIMRGKHISKPLERVVKEAERLVALGVKELILIAQDTTYYGLDIYGKRSLKELLERLSKIDEVEWLRLMYAYPAKFPLDILDLFVGNNKLCKYIDIPVQHIADKVLKSMQRGISSRETRKLLEKIKSKVPGIALRTSLIVGYPTEGEKEFDELVDFVKEFEFDRLGVFSYSQEENTIAEPLGDPVPDEIKEARKNKIMEIQSEISFKKNRNLVGSEMKVIVDSKTASAAYCRSEFDAPEVDNEIIVEPPAHIKVGNFYKVTIVDNFEYDLFAEIKKQK, translated from the coding sequence GTGAAAACTATTACTCCCAAAATTGCCGTTATTACACTCGGTTGTGCCAAAAATGTTGTCGATTCCGAAGAACTATTAAGACAAATTGACTCCAGCGATTATTCAATCGTAAACAATCCCGATGATGCAAACGTCGTAGTGATAAATACATGCGGATTTATCAACGATGCAAAATCAGAATCAATTGATACGATTCTGCAAGCCGCCGAACTACGGAAAAGTGGCAAACTCGATAAGCTTGTCGTGATGGGCTGTCTTTCCGAAAGATACAAAGCTGATTTGCAAAAGGAAATTCCTGAAGTCGATGCATTCATCGGCGCCAATAAGATCGATGTAGTTACAAACGAACTTGGTATAAATTTTCGATACGAACTATTAGGCGAACGTCATCTCACCACACCAAGTCATTATGCTTACCTGAAAATTTCGGAAGGGTGCGATAATCCATGCTCATTTTGTTCAATCCCGATTATGCGTGGCAAGCATATTAGTAAGCCGCTCGAACGTGTAGTAAAAGAAGCTGAACGGCTTGTTGCATTGGGTGTGAAAGAATTAATTTTAATTGCTCAGGATACAACTTATTATGGGTTAGATATTTATGGAAAACGTTCGCTCAAAGAGTTGCTTGAACGTTTAAGTAAGATTGATGAGGTTGAATGGTTACGATTAATGTATGCCTATCCGGCAAAATTTCCATTAGATATACTGGATTTGTTTGTTGGAAATAATAAACTTTGTAAATATATTGATATACCGGTTCAACATATTGCTGATAAAGTTTTGAAGTCGATGCAGCGCGGAATAAGCTCGCGCGAAACGCGTAAGTTGTTAGAAAAAATCAAATCGAAAGTGCCCGGTATCGCTTTGCGGACTTCTTTGATCGTAGGTTATCCGACTGAAGGAGAAAAAGAATTCGATGAATTGGTTGACTTTGTGAAAGAATTTGAATTCGATCGGTTAGGTGTTTTTAGCTACTCGCAGGAAGAAAATACAATTGCTGAACCTTTAGGCGACCCTGTACCTGACGAAATAAAGGAAGCCCGAAAAAATAAGATTATGGAAATTCAGAGTGAAATTTCGTTCAAGAAGAACCGCAATCTTGTTGGGTCAGAAATGAAGGTGATAGTTGATAGCAAGACCGCTTCGGCGGCTTACTGCCGGAGCGAATTTGATGCGCCGGAAGTCGATAACGAAATAATCGTTGAACC